The following proteins are encoded in a genomic region of Ananas comosus cultivar F153 unplaced genomic scaffold, ASM154086v1, whole genome shotgun sequence:
- the LOC109706075 gene encoding 14-3-3-like protein has protein sequence MLYGSAADVLQNAPRLVRGGGRPADINSELSAASADSFDEFPDVDCSPLANTQTNLSRLVSNSLNLATINFKIFYLKIKSDYHRYLAEFKAGAKRKEAAENTLAAYKAVQDIALTELAPTNHAYQLFDEMPKMYY, from the exons ATGCT CTATGGATCGGCGGCGGACGTGCTTCAGAATGCGCCGCGATTGGTGCGCGGCGGTGGACGGCCCGCGGACATCAACAGCGAGCTCTCGGCCGCCAGTGCAGACTCGTTCGACGAGTTCCCGGACGTCGACTGCTCGCCCCTCGCAAACACGCAGACCAATCTCAGCAGGCTCGTCAGCAATAGCCTCAACCTCGCTACCATCAACTTCAAGATCTTCTACCTCAAGATAAAGAGCGATTACCACCGCTACCTAGCCGAGTTCAAGGCCGGGGCCAAGCGCAAGGAGGCCGCCGAGAACACCCTCGCCGCCTACAAGGCCGTTCAGGATATTGCTCTGACGGAGTTGGCGCCGACGAATCATGCATACcaattgtttgatgaaatgcctaAGATGTATTATTGA